Proteins from one Bradyrhizobium amphicarpaeae genomic window:
- a CDS encoding helix-turn-helix domain-containing protein, giving the protein MPANSGKKLFVGPRFRRIRQQLGLSQTQIAEGLGISPSYVNLIERNQRPVTAQILLRLAETYDLDLRDLATADEDRFFAELNEIFSDPLFRQIDVPKQELRDLAELCPGVTHALQRLYAAYTEARQGETLAAAQMADRDVGTRYEANPVERVRELIEANRNYFPELEQAAETLRDELNVPAEGLYAALAARLREKHSIQTRIMPVDVMRETLRRFDRHRRQLLVSELVDPPGRAFQLAFQLGLGECAQALESIIGRAGPLDDAPRRLFRITLGNYFAAAVMMPYPAFLAAAEALNYDIHVLAQRFSSGFEQVCHRLTTLQRPNARGIPFFLLRVDNAGNVSKRFSSGTFPFSKFGGTCPLWNVHSTFDTPDRLLKQVIELSDGTRYFSIAQMVRRPVAPHPLPQPRFAIGLGCEIRHAARLTYAAGMDLEKTEGTPIGVNCRLCERENCAQRAEPPITRTLILDETTRRVSSFAFSNAREL; this is encoded by the coding sequence ATGCCCGCCAATTCCGGCAAAAAACTCTTCGTCGGCCCGCGGTTCCGCAGGATCCGGCAGCAATTGGGGCTGTCGCAGACCCAGATTGCCGAAGGGCTCGGGATCTCGCCGAGTTATGTCAACCTGATCGAGCGCAATCAGCGCCCGGTCACGGCGCAAATCCTGCTGCGGCTGGCCGAGACCTATGACCTCGATTTGCGTGACCTCGCCACCGCCGACGAGGATCGATTCTTCGCCGAGCTGAACGAGATCTTCTCCGATCCCCTGTTCCGCCAGATCGACGTGCCCAAGCAGGAGCTGCGCGACCTCGCCGAGCTCTGCCCCGGCGTGACCCACGCGCTGCAGCGGCTGTACGCGGCCTATACCGAGGCGCGCCAGGGCGAGACGCTGGCTGCGGCGCAGATGGCCGACCGTGACGTCGGTACGCGCTACGAGGCCAACCCGGTCGAGCGCGTCCGCGAGCTGATCGAGGCCAACCGCAACTATTTTCCGGAGCTGGAGCAGGCCGCAGAGACACTTCGCGATGAGCTGAACGTCCCGGCCGAGGGGCTCTACGCAGCGCTCGCTGCGCGCTTACGTGAAAAGCATTCGATCCAGACCCGCATCATGCCGGTCGACGTGATGCGCGAGACGCTGCGGCGTTTCGACCGCCATCGCCGCCAGTTGCTGGTCTCCGAGCTGGTCGATCCGCCCGGCCGCGCCTTCCAGCTCGCCTTCCAGCTTGGCCTGGGGGAATGTGCGCAAGCCCTGGAGAGCATCATCGGCCGTGCCGGACCGCTCGACGACGCGCCGCGGCGTCTGTTCCGGATCACGCTCGGCAATTATTTCGCGGCGGCCGTGATGATGCCCTATCCGGCGTTTCTGGCTGCGGCCGAAGCGCTGAACTACGACATCCACGTGCTGGCGCAGCGCTTCAGTTCCGGGTTCGAGCAGGTCTGTCACCGGCTCACCACTTTGCAGCGACCGAACGCGCGCGGCATTCCGTTCTTCCTGCTGCGCGTCGACAATGCCGGCAACGTTTCAAAACGCTTCTCGTCGGGTACCTTTCCGTTCTCGAAATTCGGCGGCACCTGCCCGCTGTGGAACGTGCACTCGACCTTCGACACGCCCGATCGCCTGCTCAAGCAGGTGATCGAGCTCTCCGACGGCACGCGTTACTTCTCGATCGCGCAGATGGTGCGCCGCCCCGTCGCGCCGCACCCGCTGCCGCAACCGCGCTTCGCCATCGGCCTCGGCTGCGAGATCCGTCACGCCGCGCGCCTGACCTACGCCGCCGGCATGGACCTGGAGAAGACCGAGGGCACGCCGATCGGCGTCAACTGCCGCCTCTGCGAGCGCGAAAACTGCGCCCAGCGCGCCGAGCCGCCGATCACGCGCACGCTGATTTTGGACGAGACGACACGGCGGGTGAGTTCGTTCGCATTCTCGAATGCGCGGGAGTTGTGA
- a CDS encoding isocitrate lyase, with amino-acid sequence MNYQPRGISTLQGPSSYQDEVKAAQALLETQPTWNGVSAEAVARMRLQNRFRTGLDVARYTAALMRADMAAYDKDPTKYTQSLGCWHGFIAQQKLISVKKHFGGKTDRTYLYLSGWMIAALRSEFGPLPDQSMHEKTSVPALIEELYTFLRQADSRELNDIFRLLDKARKEGDKTREQELIAKIDNFQTHVVPVIADIDAGFGNAEATYLLAKKMIEAGACALQIENQVSDEKQCGHQDGKVTVPHEVFIAKIRACRHAFLELGVEDGVIVTRTDSLGAGLTQQIAVSHKPGDIGDQYNSFLDCEEITAENARNGDVIINRNGKMLRPKRLPSNLYQFRPGTGEDRCVLDSITSLQNGADLLWIETEKPHIEQIAKMVDRIRKVIPNAKLAYNNSPSFNWTLNFRWQVYDAMKEAGKDVSKYNRAELMKPEYDDTPLAQEADERIRTFQADSAKRAGIFHHLITLPTYHTAALSTDNLAKEYFGDQGMLGYVKNVQRQEIRQGIACAKHQNMAGSDIGDDHKEYFAGEAALKAGGAHNTMNQFG; translated from the coding sequence ATGAACTACCAGCCCCGCGGCATCAGCACCCTCCAGGGTCCATCGTCGTATCAGGACGAGGTCAAGGCGGCCCAGGCGCTCCTTGAGACCCAGCCGACGTGGAACGGCGTGTCGGCCGAGGCCGTCGCGCGCATGCGCCTGCAGAACCGCTTCAGGACCGGCCTCGACGTCGCCCGCTACACCGCGGCGCTGATGCGGGCCGACATGGCGGCCTATGACAAGGATCCGACAAAGTACACCCAGTCGCTGGGCTGCTGGCACGGCTTCATCGCCCAGCAGAAGCTGATCTCGGTCAAGAAGCATTTCGGCGGCAAGACCGATCGCACCTACCTGTATCTCTCGGGCTGGATGATCGCGGCGCTGCGTTCCGAGTTCGGCCCGCTGCCCGACCAGTCGATGCACGAGAAGACCTCGGTGCCTGCGCTGATCGAAGAGCTCTACACCTTCCTGCGCCAGGCCGACTCGCGCGAGCTCAACGACATCTTCCGCCTGCTCGACAAGGCGCGGAAGGAAGGCGACAAGACCCGCGAGCAGGAGCTGATCGCGAAGATCGACAACTTCCAGACCCATGTCGTCCCCGTCATCGCCGACATCGACGCCGGCTTCGGCAACGCCGAGGCGACCTATCTGCTCGCCAAGAAGATGATCGAGGCGGGTGCCTGCGCGCTGCAGATCGAGAACCAGGTCTCGGACGAGAAGCAGTGCGGTCACCAGGACGGCAAGGTCACCGTGCCGCACGAAGTCTTCATCGCGAAGATCCGCGCCTGCCGCCACGCCTTCCTCGAGCTCGGCGTCGAAGACGGCGTCATCGTGACCCGCACCGACTCGCTCGGCGCCGGGCTGACCCAGCAGATCGCCGTCAGCCACAAGCCCGGTGACATCGGCGACCAGTACAACAGCTTCCTCGATTGCGAGGAAATCACCGCGGAGAACGCCCGCAACGGCGACGTCATCATCAACCGCAACGGCAAGATGCTGCGTCCGAAGCGGCTGCCCTCGAACCTCTACCAGTTCCGTCCCGGCACCGGCGAAGACCGCTGCGTGCTCGACAGCATCACCTCGCTGCAGAACGGCGCGGACCTGCTCTGGATCGAGACCGAGAAGCCGCATATCGAGCAGATCGCCAAGATGGTCGATCGCATCCGCAAGGTGATTCCGAACGCCAAGCTCGCCTACAACAACTCGCCGTCGTTCAACTGGACCCTCAACTTCCGTTGGCAGGTCTACGACGCGATGAAGGAAGCCGGCAAGGACGTCAGCAAGTACAACCGTGCCGAGCTGATGAAGCCGGAATACGACGATACGCCGCTGGCGCAGGAAGCCGACGAGCGCATCCGTACCTTCCAGGCGGATTCGGCCAAGCGCGCCGGTATCTTCCATCACCTGATCACGCTGCCGACCTATCACACCGCGGCGCTGTCGACCGACAACCTCGCCAAGGAGTATTTCGGCGACCAGGGCATGCTGGGCTACGTCAAGAACGTCCAGCGCCAGGAAATCCGTCAGGGTATCGCCTGCGCCAAGCACCAGAACATGGCCGGCTCCGACATCGGCGACGACCACAAGGAGTACTTCGCCGGCGAGGCTGCCCTGAAGGCGGGCGGCGCCCACAACACCATGAACCAGTTCGGCTAA
- a CDS encoding DUF4170 domain-containing protein, whose product MTKGSNFWVIGGEFGSMNFHKLVEGSAQVQGPFKTRKEAEDAWRTVSEENRHKAGVRFSIVEEPSRVSA is encoded by the coding sequence ATGACCAAAGGCAGCAATTTCTGGGTGATCGGCGGCGAGTTCGGTTCGATGAACTTCCACAAGCTGGTGGAAGGCTCGGCCCAGGTGCAGGGTCCGTTCAAGACCCGCAAGGAGGCCGAGGATGCCTGGCGCACGGTCTCGGAAGAGAACCGCCACAAGGCCGGCGTCCGCTTCTCCATCGTCGAAGAGCCGTCGCGCGTCTCGGCCTGA
- a CDS encoding metallophosphoesterase family protein: MTSNTPAPFTLAHLSDPHLAPLPKPRLIELAGKRVLGYVNWTRNRHKYQRREVLDALVADMKAQAPDHIAVTGDLVNLALEAEFAPARAWLEGVGAPDRVTTIPGNHDAYVRATSHRFGETFAPYLAGDDGGIGFPSVRRRGPLALISLSTAVPTLPLMATGTLGPDQLAALATVLERLAGEDVFRVLLVHHPLKSDARQKRMTDSAALLALLKRHGVELILHGHDHIHSTMWFEGPNGNIPALGVPSASALAHGHYPAAAYNLFRIEKDNAGWRCEQTVRSLGAGFQIGQIKHVRLI, from the coding sequence ATGACTTCCAACACGCCGGCCCCCTTCACGCTTGCCCATCTGTCCGATCCGCATCTGGCGCCTCTGCCGAAGCCGCGGCTGATCGAGCTCGCCGGCAAGCGCGTGCTCGGCTACGTCAACTGGACGCGCAACCGCCACAAGTACCAGCGCCGCGAGGTGCTCGACGCGCTGGTGGCCGACATGAAGGCGCAGGCGCCCGACCACATCGCGGTGACCGGCGATCTCGTCAACCTCGCGCTGGAAGCCGAGTTCGCCCCTGCCCGCGCCTGGCTCGAGGGCGTCGGCGCGCCCGACCGCGTCACCACGATTCCCGGCAATCACGACGCCTATGTCCGCGCCACCTCGCACCGCTTCGGCGAGACGTTTGCGCCCTATCTCGCCGGCGACGACGGCGGCATCGGCTTCCCATCCGTGCGCCGGCGCGGGCCGCTCGCGCTGATCAGCCTGTCCACGGCGGTGCCGACCCTGCCGCTGATGGCGACGGGCACGCTCGGGCCCGATCAGCTCGCCGCCCTCGCAACAGTGCTCGAACGGCTCGCGGGCGAGGACGTCTTCCGCGTGCTGCTGGTGCACCATCCGCTGAAGTCCGATGCGCGGCAGAAGCGGATGACAGATTCGGCCGCGCTGCTCGCGCTGCTCAAGCGCCACGGCGTCGAGCTGATCCTGCACGGGCACGACCACATTCATTCGACGATGTGGTTCGAAGGTCCCAACGGCAACATTCCCGCGCTCGGCGTGCCCTCGGCCTCCGCGCTCGCGCATGGCCACTACCCGGCGGCTGCGTACAACCTGTTCAGAATCGAGAAGGACAATGCCGGCTGGCGCTGCGAGCAGACGGTGCGGAGCCTCGGGGCGGGATTTCAGATCGGGCAGATCAAGCATGTGAGGTTGATTTAG
- a CDS encoding NUDIX domain-containing protein, giving the protein MGDRLNRIRRKFEPLLRRFFHAYFLVVRGMTLGVRAVVLDAENRVFLVRHSYVSGWHLPGGGVDFGETMEQAMRRELKEEGDIDLTGEAVLHGIFLNSHVSRRDHVAIYVVRQFRQDRLPPPNREISECGFFAVTALPEDTTRGTRLRIAEVLDGEPLIATWR; this is encoded by the coding sequence ATGGGAGATCGCCTGAACCGCATTCGACGGAAGTTCGAGCCGCTGCTGCGGCGATTCTTCCACGCCTATTTCCTCGTCGTCCGCGGCATGACGCTCGGCGTCCGCGCCGTGGTGCTGGATGCCGAGAATCGGGTGTTTCTGGTCAGGCACAGCTACGTCAGCGGCTGGCACCTGCCCGGCGGCGGCGTTGATTTCGGCGAGACCATGGAGCAGGCGATGCGGCGCGAGCTCAAGGAGGAGGGCGACATCGACCTTACCGGCGAGGCCGTGTTGCACGGCATCTTCCTCAACAGCCACGTCTCCCGCCGCGACCATGTCGCCATCTACGTGGTCAGGCAGTTCAGGCAGGATCGCCTGCCCCCGCCCAACCGCGAGATCAGCGAATGCGGGTTCTTTGCGGTCACGGCGTTGCCCGAGGACACCACGCGAGGGACGCGGCTGCGGATCGCCGAAGTGCTGGACGGCGAGCCCCTGATTGCGACGTGGCGCTGA
- a CDS encoding glycosyltransferase family 2 protein — translation MTSTQLRIAVLVPCYNEEAAVATVVADFRKALPSAAIYVYDNNSRDRTATVAREAGAIVRSERRQGKGHVVRRMFADVEADVYVLVDGDATYDAPSAPGMIDRLLDDHLDMVVGLRVDQVRAAYRLGHRTGNRMLTGFLASTFGHAFKDILSGYRVFSRRFVKSFPVLSDGFEIETELAVYALELSLPVAEIETPYYARPEGSFSKLNTWRDGFRILGTMVKLYRSERPLRFFAVIGGVLALAAVILAIPIVITFIETGLVPRLPTAVLSMGLMIMALLAVSSGLVLDTVTRGRREMKMLAYLSQPPLKSS, via the coding sequence ATGACCTCAACGCAACTTCGCATCGCGGTGTTGGTGCCCTGCTACAACGAGGAGGCGGCGGTCGCCACTGTCGTTGCCGATTTCCGCAAGGCGCTGCCGTCGGCCGCGATCTACGTCTATGACAACAATTCGCGCGACCGTACCGCGACTGTCGCGCGCGAAGCGGGCGCGATCGTGCGCAGCGAGCGCCGGCAGGGAAAAGGTCACGTCGTGCGCCGCATGTTCGCCGACGTCGAGGCCGACGTCTATGTGCTGGTCGACGGCGATGCGACCTACGATGCGCCGAGCGCACCCGGCATGATCGATCGCCTGCTCGATGATCATCTCGACATGGTGGTCGGCCTTCGCGTCGATCAGGTCCGGGCCGCCTACCGGCTCGGCCACCGCACCGGCAACCGCATGCTGACCGGCTTTCTGGCGTCGACCTTCGGTCACGCTTTCAAGGACATCCTGTCCGGCTACCGCGTGTTCTCGCGCCGTTTCGTCAAATCCTTCCCCGTCCTCTCCGACGGCTTCGAGATCGAGACCGAGCTCGCGGTCTACGCGCTGGAACTGTCGCTGCCGGTCGCCGAGATCGAGACTCCCTATTACGCGCGCCCCGAAGGCTCGTTCTCCAAGCTGAACACCTGGCGCGACGGCTTTCGCATCCTCGGCACCATGGTGAAGCTCTACCGTTCGGAGCGGCCGTTGCGCTTCTTTGCCGTAATCGGGGGCGTGTTGGCGCTGGCCGCAGTGATCCTCGCGATCCCGATCGTGATCACCTTCATCGAGACCGGCCTGGTGCCGCGCCTGCCGACCGCCGTGCTGTCGATGGGCTTGATGATCATGGCCCTGCTCGCGGTGTCCTCGGGGCTCGTGCTCGACACGGTGACGCGAGGGCGGCGGGAGATGAAGATGCTGGCCTATCTGTCCCAACCGCCCCTCAAAAGCAGCTGA
- a CDS encoding GNAT family N-acetyltransferase: protein MTDLSLTILPEAAGDAQSIERLHERTFGPGRFVLSAYRIREHVDHLLELSFTARIGTLLVGSVRQLPVLVGETPALLLGPLTVEPPFRGHGVGRLLMERALKDAKAKDHRLVLLVGDEPYYSRVGFKPVPKGRVTMPGPVDAARILVFELVDGAFEGVSGQVGPDWSKARAG, encoded by the coding sequence ATGACCGATCTCTCACTGACCATCCTCCCTGAAGCCGCCGGCGACGCCCAGTCGATCGAGCGGCTGCACGAACGCACCTTCGGTCCCGGCCGCTTCGTGCTCAGCGCCTATCGGATCCGCGAGCACGTCGACCACCTGCTCGAATTGTCCTTCACGGCCCGCATCGGCACGCTGCTGGTCGGCTCGGTCAGGCAATTGCCGGTGCTGGTCGGCGAGACGCCGGCGCTGCTGCTCGGCCCGCTCACGGTCGAGCCGCCGTTCCGCGGCCACGGTGTCGGCCGTCTGTTGATGGAGCGCGCGCTCAAGGACGCGAAGGCGAAAGATCACCGCCTCGTGCTGCTGGTCGGCGACGAGCCCTATTACAGCCGGGTCGGCTTCAAGCCGGTCCCGAAAGGCCGTGTCACCATGCCCGGCCCTGTCGACGCCGCCCGTATCCTGGTGTTCGAACTCGTCGACGGCGCCTTCGAAGGCGTGTCGGGGCAGGTGGGCCCCGACTGGAGCAAGGCGCGGGCAGGGTAG
- a CDS encoding TonB-dependent receptor: protein MSFQSRRAQRLGGASLLLLGAAATPALAQTPAQDNSSTEIPAVTVTAPSPIVRRAVVPSRNPGRGTRTARVRSRQQAAEAEPAASASAAPQQGVLSVVTNQFATVTVVPNEEIRREGGGQLGDLLFSKPGITGSSFAPGASSRPIIRGLDVNRVGIVENGTNASGASDLGEDHFVPIDSLATNQIEVVRGPAALRYGSTSIGGVVSATNNRIPDALPSCAPSFQAYGLPTKAPLASAATSPCVTAETRTAFSSVDRGVESGVLLDTGGGNFAFHADAYGRTTSDYSIPSYPYLFDQTRPVNGRQPNSATRSDGASIGGSYFFQGGYIGASITQNDALYHIPGIDGADHQTRIDGHQTKINVKGEYHPDAAAIDAVRFWAGATDYRHNEIGLADPTDPTTDGVRQTFTNKEQEIRTEVQLMPFNARFAEVTTALGLQVGHQELSAPSPDNPGTLFNGLWDPNNSNRVAGYAFNEFKFTEATRAQVAGRIEHVELHGTTPNFPTDYLPDGTPQAGIARNPSFTPKSGSIGLLQDLPGGMVGSITAQYVERAPKAAELFSRGGHDATATFDIGNPNLTIETAKSVELGVRRATGPFRFEATVYYTHFDNFIYRRLTGVSCDDDFASCGNPGAELNQAVYSQRNANFRGGEFQSQLDVAAFQGGIWGIENQFDFVRATFSDGTNVPRIPPMRMGGGVFWRDDNWLMRVNLLHAFAQNNVAVIAETPTAGYNLLKAEVSYKTKLDRNWFGAREMMAGIVGNNLLNENIRNSVSYNKDEVLLPGIGVRAFANFKF, encoded by the coding sequence ATGTCATTTCAATCGCGACGCGCGCAGCGTCTTGGCGGAGCAAGCCTGCTCCTGCTCGGTGCCGCCGCCACGCCCGCTCTCGCCCAGACGCCTGCGCAAGACAACTCATCGACCGAGATCCCTGCCGTCACCGTGACGGCGCCGAGCCCCATCGTGCGCAGAGCGGTGGTGCCGTCCCGCAATCCCGGCCGCGGCACGCGGACCGCGCGGGTGCGCAGCCGCCAACAAGCGGCGGAGGCGGAGCCGGCAGCTTCCGCGTCCGCCGCGCCTCAGCAGGGCGTGCTGTCAGTCGTGACCAACCAGTTCGCGACGGTCACCGTGGTGCCGAACGAGGAAATCCGCCGCGAGGGCGGCGGACAGCTCGGCGATCTCCTGTTCTCCAAGCCAGGCATCACCGGATCGAGCTTCGCGCCCGGCGCATCGAGCCGGCCGATCATCCGGGGTCTCGACGTCAATCGCGTCGGCATTGTCGAGAACGGCACCAATGCGAGCGGCGCCTCCGATCTCGGCGAGGATCATTTCGTTCCGATCGATTCGCTTGCGACCAACCAGATCGAAGTGGTGCGCGGGCCCGCCGCGCTGCGCTACGGCTCGACCTCGATCGGCGGCGTCGTCAGCGCCACCAATAACCGGATTCCGGATGCGCTGCCGTCCTGCGCGCCGTCATTCCAGGCCTACGGCCTGCCGACCAAGGCTCCGCTCGCGAGCGCCGCGACTTCGCCTTGCGTCACCGCCGAGACCCGAACCGCGTTCTCTTCGGTCGATCGCGGCGTCGAGAGCGGCGTTCTGCTCGACACCGGCGGCGGCAATTTCGCCTTCCACGCCGACGCCTATGGCCGCACGACCTCGGACTACAGCATTCCGAGCTATCCGTATCTCTTCGACCAGACGCGGCCCGTGAACGGCCGCCAGCCGAATTCGGCGACGCGCTCGGACGGCGCCTCGATCGGCGGCTCCTACTTCTTCCAGGGCGGCTATATCGGCGCGTCGATCACCCAGAACGACGCGCTCTATCACATCCCCGGCATCGACGGCGCCGACCACCAGACACGGATCGACGGCCACCAGACCAAGATCAACGTCAAGGGCGAGTATCATCCCGACGCCGCCGCAATCGACGCGGTGCGCTTCTGGGCCGGCGCGACCGACTACCGGCACAACGAGATTGGCCTCGCCGATCCCACCGACCCGACCACTGATGGCGTGCGGCAGACCTTCACCAACAAGGAGCAGGAGATCCGCACCGAAGTGCAGCTGATGCCGTTCAACGCCCGCTTCGCCGAAGTGACGACGGCGCTGGGCTTGCAGGTCGGCCATCAGGAGTTGAGCGCACCGAGCCCGGACAATCCCGGCACGCTGTTCAACGGCCTGTGGGATCCGAACAACAGCAACCGCGTTGCCGGCTACGCTTTCAACGAGTTCAAGTTTACAGAGGCGACGCGGGCGCAGGTCGCCGGCCGCATCGAGCATGTCGAGCTGCACGGCACGACACCAAACTTCCCGACCGATTATTTGCCTGACGGCACGCCGCAGGCGGGCATCGCGCGCAATCCGTCGTTCACGCCGAAGAGCGGCAGCATCGGCCTGTTGCAGGACCTGCCGGGCGGCATGGTCGGCAGCATCACCGCGCAATATGTCGAGCGCGCGCCGAAGGCGGCCGAATTGTTCTCGCGCGGCGGCCACGACGCGACCGCGACCTTCGATATCGGCAATCCGAACCTCACCATCGAGACCGCCAAGTCGGTCGAGCTCGGCGTGCGCAGGGCGACGGGGCCGTTCCGCTTCGAGGCGACCGTTTACTACACGCATTTCGACAATTTCATCTACCGCCGCCTCACGGGCGTGTCCTGCGACGACGACTTTGCGTCCTGCGGCAATCCGGGCGCCGAGCTGAACCAGGCGGTTTATTCGCAGCGCAACGCGAATTTCCGCGGCGGTGAATTCCAGTCGCAGCTCGACGTCGCCGCCTTCCAGGGCGGCATCTGGGGCATCGAGAACCAGTTCGATTTCGTCCGCGCCACCTTCAGCGACGGCACCAACGTGCCGCGGATCCCCCCGATGCGGATGGGCGGCGGCGTGTTCTGGCGCGACGACAACTGGTTGATGCGCGTCAACCTGCTGCACGCCTTCGCGCAGAACAACGTCGCCGTGATCGCGGAGACGCCGACGGCGGGCTACAACCTGTTGAAGGCCGAGGTGAGCTACAAGACCAAGCTCGACCGCAACTGGTTCGGTGCGCGCGAGATGATGGCCGGCATCGTCGGCAACAATCTCCTCAACGAGAACATCCGCAACTCGGTATCCTACAACAAGGACGAGGTGCTGTTGCCCGGCATCGGCGTGCGCGCGTTCGCGAACTTCAAGTTCTGA
- a CDS encoding DUF2946 family protein translates to MKWFRSNIRHGARLAIFAMLVQFALTFGHSHWFAQAAPLTQASLQRIDGAKDSTKDVAAIDRAAVQKQSPAVPDREHPGEDNCAICAVVAMAGTVISATPPVLLLPQAIELLYRTTDAEFLHLKSAGHAFQPRAPPAS, encoded by the coding sequence ATGAAGTGGTTCCGGTCGAATATCAGGCACGGCGCCCGGCTCGCGATCTTCGCGATGCTGGTGCAGTTCGCGCTGACGTTCGGCCACAGCCACTGGTTCGCCCAGGCCGCGCCGCTGACGCAGGCCTCGCTCCAGCGGATCGACGGCGCCAAGGACAGCACGAAGGACGTTGCTGCGATCGACCGCGCCGCGGTCCAGAAGCAATCGCCGGCCGTTCCCGACCGCGAGCATCCGGGCGAGGACAATTGCGCGATCTGTGCCGTGGTCGCGATGGCGGGCACCGTCATATCGGCAACGCCGCCCGTGCTGCTGTTGCCGCAAGCGATCGAGCTGCTCTACCGCACCACCGATGCCGAATTTCTGCATCTGAAATCGGCAGGCCACGCGTTCCAGCCGCGCGCCCCTCCCGCGTCCTGA